AGCGCGGCGAGATAGACCTCATCGTCTCCCGCAAGCGCGAACTGCTGGAGGTCGCTGTCGAGGAGGAGATCACCTACTTCTCGACGGAGGCCAGCGCCCGCGCCGCGCTCGAAGCACTCGACGCGGCCGACGACCCGCTCGACGTGGCCCCCGTCGACGAGCGCCCGAAGGCGGCACGGGAGTGGGGCAAGTAGGCCGAACTTCGGCCCGCAACCGGTCCGTTTCTTTCGCCTCGTCGGCGGTCACCGATCGTAACTACTAACCCCACGATTAGGTTAGCCTAAAACGACATGGGTAGATCGGAGACGGCGGGGGGTGCCCGGACGACGAACCGGCAGGGGTGGGTCAGCCGGACCCTCGCGCTGTTCTGTCTCGGCTGTACCGCGCTCACCGTCGCCGGCGGGCTGGTGCAGGTGAGCTTCGGGACGTACTCGATGACGATCGAGCAGGCGTGGCGGACCGTGTTCGACCCCGGCGTGGTGTTCAACCTCGACGCGTGGAACGCGTTCCTCTTCGGGGGCGAACTGCCGGAGATGACCACACGGAGCGTCGTCGTCTGGAACCTCCGGCTCCCCCGGGTGTTCGTCGGGATGATCGCCGGCGCGACGCTCGCCGTCTCGGGCGCTATCTTCCAGGCGGTCACGCGCAACGAGCTGGCGAGCCCCTTCGTGCTCGGCGTGAGTTCGGGAGCCGGCTTCGCGGTGCTGCTGACCCTCGTGGTGTTCAGCGGCCTCGCGCCGTTCCTTCCCTTCCTCGCGGCCGCCGGCGGGGCGCTGGCCTTTCTGGTCGTGTACGCCATCGCCTGGAAGGGCGGGACGAGCCCCGTCCGACTCGTTCTCGCGGGCGTGATCGTCAACATGGTGTTCCAGTCGCTCCAGCGCGCGCTGTTTTTCTTCGCGGACGACCTGGGGGTCGTCCAGACGGCGATCGCCTGGACGACCGGCTCGCTCACCGGCACGGGCTGGGAGGAGGTCCGGATCGCCGTCCTGCCGGCGCTGATCGCCATCGCCATCGCCCTCGCCGGTGCCCGCCAGCTGAACGTCCTCCTGCTCGGCGAGCGGACGGCCCAGTCGCTCGGCATGCGCGTCGAGCGCGTCCGGTTCCTGCTCTCGGGCGTCGCCATCCTCGCGGCCAGCGCCGCCATCGCCGTGGCCGGCATCGTCGGCTTCTTCGGCCTGGTCGTCCCCCACATCGTCCGGAACGTCGTCGGGAGCGACTACCGGCGGCTGATGGTCGGTTGCCTCTTCGCCGGCCCGGCGCTGATGGTGGTCGCCGACGTGGGCGCGCGGCTGTTCTTCCCGGTCGTGCTGAACTCGCCCCGGCAGGTGCCGGTGGGCGTCGTCACCGGGCTGGTCGGCGGGCCGTACTTCCTCTACCTGATGCGGAAACAGCAGTCGATGGGTGAGCTCTGATGGCACCGACGAACGCCGACGCACGGACCGACGAATCGGGCGGCGAACGGATCACCGACGGCGACGGGGCCGTCGTCGACAGCGCGCTCGTCGGCGACGGGCTCGAACTGAGCTACCCGACGAGCGACGGGGCGGTCGTCGACTGCGCCCGCCTCGACATTCCGGAGGGGGCCGTCACGGCGCTCGTGGGGCCGAACGGCAGCGGCAAGAGCACGCTGCTGAAGGGGCTTTCCGACCATCTCGACCCGGACGCCGGCACGGTGCGGATCCGCGGGCGGGACCTAGAGTCGTTCGGCAAGAAGGAGCTCGCCCGCGAACTCGGCGTGCTCTCGCAGGAGAACGACTCGCTGGACAGCATCACGGTCGAGGACCTGGCGTACCACGGCCGCTACCCCCACCGCGGGTTCTTCGACGACACGACCGACGCGGACCGCGAGGCGGTCGAGCGCGCACTGGACCTGGCCGGCGTCGACCACCTCCGCGACGCCGAACTCGGGCAGCTGAGCGGCGGCCAGAAGCAACTGGCGTGGATCGCCATGGTGCTCGCACAGGACACGGACGTGCTCCTGCTCGACGAGCCGACGACGTTTCTCGACCTCTACCACCAGTTCCGCGTGCTGGAGACGGTGCGCCAGCTCAACGAGCGGCAGGGTGTCACCGTCGCCGTCGTGCTCCACGACATCGCGCAGGCCGCCCGCTTCGCGGACTACCTCGTGGCGATGCGCGACGGGGAACTGTACGACTGGGGGCCGCCGGATGAGGTGGTGACCGAACAGCTACTCGCGGACGTGTTCGGCGTCGAGGCCACGGTCGAGCACGACCCCGAACTGCAGGTGCTCCCCCACCGCGCGCTGCCCGACGACGAGTGAGTCGTCGGCGACCGCTAGTACGCCTCCGACTCCTCGACCGGTCCCCAGATCACGTACTCCTCGCACTCCGGACACTGGAGCGGCGGCATCTCGTGGACGACCCCGCCAAGCTGCCTGTTGTCGACGACGATCCCGCAGTTCCCGCACTGTTTCGCCATGGGATCACCCGGTGTGCCGGGGGCTTAATCCGGGCTTATCGTTGCGCACGGTTCGGACCGTTTCGGACCGTTCCGACCGTTGCAGGCGTGAAACGGTCGCCGTGCTGTCAGTGAACCCTCCGAAAACAGCGGCGAACGCGAACCGCGATCAGTCGTCGGCTTATCCGGCTGCGACTGCAGCAGCGAGATGTAACTCGCTGCCGCTCAGTCGTCAGCCTCATCCAGCCGCGACCGCAGCGGCGAGATGAAACTCGTCGCCGATCAGTCGTCGGCTGGAGCCACCGTCGTCCGGCTCTCCGTCAGCCCGAGCACGTCGTCGAAGAAGTCGAGCGAGTCGTTCGGCCCGGGGTTGGCCTCGGGGTGGTACTGGCGCGTGATGACGCCGAGTTCGTCGCTGTCGAGGCCCTCCGGCGTGTCGTCGTTGACGTTGACCTGCGTCACGTCGAGCGCGTCGCCCGGGTCGCCGACCGTGTAGCCGTGGTTCTGCGTCGTCATCACGACGCGGTTCGTCTCCAGGTCGCGGACCGGCTGGTTGACGCCGCGGTGGCCGAAGTCCATCTTCTCGGTGGTGCCGCCGAGCGCGCGGGCGACGACCTGCTGGCCGAGACAGATGCCGGCGATGGGCGTCTCGCCGACGTAGGTGTCGACGAGCGCCTCGGCGGCCTCGAAGTTCGCGGGGTCGCCGGGACCGTTCGAGATAAAGAGTAGGTCCGGGTCGACGGCGTCCACGTCGGCCTCCGTCGCGTCGTAGGGCAGGACGTGGACGTCAGCGCCGCGGGCGACCAGCGAGTCGACGATCGATCCCTTCGCGCCACAGTCGATCAGCGCCACGTCGGCGTCGGCGTACGCGCCGTCGTCGTCGCCCTCGTGGACGACGGGTTCGGCGACGCTGACTTGCGCGCCGATGTCCTCGTGCTCGCTCATGCCCTTGCAGGCGTCGAGTTCGGCCAGCGCGTCCTCGGCCGTCGCGTCGTCGCCGACGGCGATGCCACATTTCATCGCGCCGCCCTCCCGGATGTCCGTCACGAGGTCGCGGGTGTCGATGTGGTCGACCGCCGGGACGCCCTCGTCGGCGAGCCACTCGGCCACGTCGTCGGTGAGTTCCCGGGCGACGACGGCGCGGGGGTGGACTCGGTCGGACTCGAACCGCTCCTCGCGCACGCCGTAGTTGCCGATCAGCGGGTAGGAGAACGTGAGCACCTGCTCCTCGTAGGAGGGGTCGGTGAGGCTCTCCTCGTAGCCCGTGTACGCTGTCGTGAAGACCAGTTCGCCGCGGCTCGTTCCCGGGGAGCGGCCACGCGCTTCGACCACGTGCCCGCCTTCGAGCGCTACGTAGGCGTCCATCGTTACGAACTACGTATAGCTCCGCGGTCTATAAACCTTGCTTTCGAAGCGAAGTTACGAATTTCGAAATCATCAAGTGACGCCCCGCGGTAGTGTCGGGCAACGGATGGACGACCTCGACCAGCAGATACTGAACATCCTCCGACGCGACGCGCGGACGGCGTACACGGAGATCGCCGACCGCGTCGGCACGTCGGAGGGAACGGTACGGAACCGCGTCGAGCGAATGACCGAGGAGGGGATCATCGAGCGGTTCACCGTCACCACGCGCACGGGCAACGTGAAGGCGATGATCGAGGTGGGCGTCGCCGTCGACGTGGACACCACCGCCGTCTCCGAGCGCATGGCCGAGTGGGAGGAGGTCGACTTCGTCTGGCAGGTCAGCGGCGAGGAGGACGTGGTGCTGGTCGTGGACGCCTCCGACACGCAGGGCGTGAACGACCTGATCACGCAGGCCCGCGAGATGGAGGACGTGGTGAGCACGAAGACCCGACTGATCCTCGACGAGAAGCTCGGCTAGTCCTCGCTCCCGCCCTCGCCCGGCGGCGGCCCGACGCCGGGCGTCGCCCACTCCGGCCGGTCGAGTTGCCCTTTCCACGCGTGGATCCGGCGGTACGCCGGCCGGAGCAGCCCGTTCGGGAAGCCGCTCCCGACCTGCGCCTCGACCCGGCCGTCGCGGATCGCATCGACGACGCTTTCGGCGGTGAGTTCGTCGGCGTCGACGGTCGTGTACGCGCGTCCGGCCTCGAAGGGGTAGTGGGCGTCGCTCCCGCCGGTCATCGGCAGGTCGTGGCCCCGCGCGAGGTGTTCGACCCACGGCCGGGTGCGCGGGTGCTTGCCGTTGATCTCGATGGCGTCGAACGGCGCGTCGACGTGCCGGACCGTGCTGTTGCGATACGGGTGAGCGACGATGGCGGCGCAGTCGTGCTCGTGGGCCAGCGCGACCGTCTCCTGAGGCGTGAGCGTCTCCGGTTCGGTGTGACGCGGCGGGTCCGGCCCGACGACGAGCACGTGGCCCCGCGTCGTCGTCACCTCGATGCCCGGGATCACGGCGAAGCCGTCGGGCGTCTCGAACTCGCGGTAGTAGTCGTGGTTCGTCGTCGCCAGCCCGTGCAGGCCGCGTCGCCGCGCCACGGCGACCAGCAGCCGGAACCCGGCGGGGTCGTACGTCTCCCCGAGGCGCGGCCGCCCGTGGAAAAACCGGGTGTGGGTGTGCAGGTCGATGGCGAACACGCTAGACGGACGGCAGCGAGCGCCTTATGCGTCGGCCCGCGCCACGTCGCCCTTCGGCCGTCCCGTCGCGCGACCCCCGAGCCATTTGCCGGTCGCCGCCGTCGTCCGTACGGGGGATACCAGTGAGCAACACGACAGGCGGGGACGGCGAGCGCGTGCTCGTGCTGAACCCGCAGAGCGGGAGCGGGGACCACGCTCCGGAGGTGCACGGCCGGGCGGACGAGCACGGGTTCGAGGTGCGCGAGACGGCGGCGGCGGGCGACGCGGTCGACTTCGCGGCCGCGGCCGCGGAATCGGGTGCCGACCTGATCGCCGCGGCGGGCGGCGACGGGACGCTGAACGAGGTCGTGCGCGGCATCGACCGGGCCGACGCCTTCGACGAGGTGACGTTCGCGGCCGTCCCGACGGGGACCGGCAACAACTTCGCCGGCAACGTTGGGGTCCGCGGGATCAGCCACGCGTTCGAACTGATCGATTCCGGGGAGCGACGGGCGATCGACCTGGGGTACGCCAACGGCCGGCCGTTCCTCAACTCCTGTGTGGGCGGGCTCACGGCGGACGCGAGCGCGAACACCAGTCCGGAGCTAAAGGAGCGCCTCGGCGTGGCCGCGTACGTCGTCAGCACGCTCCGGACCGTCACGGAGTTCGAGGGCATGCCGCTCCACGTCGAGACCAGCGACGAGATCGCCGAGACGTGGCGGGGGGATGCGCTGATCGTGTTGATCGGCAACTGCCGACGCGCTCCGGCGGGCGACGGCCGGACGCAGGCGAACGTCGAGGACGGCCTGCTGGACGTGACCATCGTCGAGGAAGCGCCGACCGGCGACCTCGCCCGGGACGCCGTCGTGCAGCGCGTCCTCGGGGCCGACGCGGCTGGGACGGTCCGACTGCTGACCCCGTCGCTGTCGCTCTCGACCGCCGACGAGGAGATCGCCTACAGCCTCGACGGGGAGATGATCGCCGCCGCCGACCTGCAGGTCGACACCGAACGGCGACGGCTCCGGCTCCCCGTCGGCGACGCGTACGACCCGGACCCGGGCTGATCCGAAGAGGGTTTGACAGCGCCCGCCGATGCCACTGCTATGAGCGCCGACGACGGGGCCGCCGAGGGCCTCACACACGAGAACGCGGGACAGGACGTGATCGCGGTCGACGCCGACGACAACGCCGAGGGGCTGGTCAACCGACTGGACGCCCACACCGGGGACGGGATCCGCCACCGCGCGTTCACTGCGCTCGTGTTCGACGAGGAGGGGCACATTCTGCTCGCGCAGCGAAGTCCGGACAAGCGCCTCTGGGACACCCACTGGGACGGCACCGTCGCCTCCCACCCCGTCGAGGGACAGAGTCAGAAGGAGGCGACGCGGGAGCGACTTCAGGAGGAACTCGGCGTGACGCCCGACCAGTACGACGACCTGCGCCTCACCGACAAGTTCGAGTACAAGCGCTACTACGAGAACGCGGGCGTCGAGCACGAGGTGTGTGCGGTCCTCCAGCTGACGCTGACCGACACGACGCTCGACCCGGACCCCGAGGAGGTCGCCGGCCTGATGTGGGTCCCATACGAGCGACTCCACCGCAACCCGCAGTGGTACCGCCAGCTGCGCCTCTGTCCCTGGTTCCAGATCGCGATGCGACGCGACGTCGAGTAGTCAGTCGACGGCTGTTTCCCTTTGAACTAATTTTTCGCCTGTACGATCGATGGGATCCGGGAAAACTATTCTAAATTCTCTAAAAAGACGCAAAACGCCGTGAATTGGGCGATTCTATGGCGAGGGTTAATACGTCAGGGAGTCGTAGACGTATCTGAGCCAATGAGTACGAGTACGGCGGACACCGACGCCGGAGCGCTCGACCTGACGCGGTCGGAACAGTGGGTCCTCCACCACGCGATGTTGCAGGAACTGGAGGCCGCGGCGGCGGCCGACGAGTCCGAACCGTGGTGGGCGATCGCCGTCCTCGAACAGGTCGAGGCGGACGGCGCGCTGGCGCTGACGTGTTTCGAGGCCTGGCGGGTCACGCGGTCGCTCCGGTCGTACGCCGCGGACGCGCCGGACCGCGACAGCACGGCGGCCGAGGCGGTCGCCGAGCGGCTGTCTACGGCGTACGAGTCCCCGCCGCTGGCGACGACGTAGCCCCGGGCCGTCCCGCCGGCCTCGCCGGACAGGTTACCCCACGGAGGTGTCGGCGGACGGGGAACGCGCTCGGCCGCGACGCGCGGGTAACCTCCGATTACGGTCCCTCGCGCGGGCGGTCGGCATTTTACCGCCGTCCGGGTCCGGATCTAATCCGCGCCGTCGTCCACGGCCGCCGACTGGTCCGAACGCTGTCAGCGTTACGCCCGTTTTTCGGCTCGCTGAACGTTCTACGCCGTTTATCCTCGCACCGACCGCCTTTCGGTTCGTATGGTGAGTACCAAGACGACAAGCGCAGTGTTCGTTGCACTCCTGCTCGTGACGGCCGGCGGTGTGGCGACGGCCGCCACGGCGGGGGACGCCGACGGGACAGCTGCTGTACCGATAGACGACCGGATCGCACAACAGGACGAGGACGACGAAGCCGATGACGATGACGCCGTCGGGGACGCGAACTTCGAGGTGTCGGACCTCTCCGCGGTCGACGCCGCGCCCGCGGGCGACGTGGTCACGGTGACCGCCGACCTGACGAACCCCGCGGCCGACGACGCCGAGGGGTTTGTCGAGTTCCGCCTCGACGGCGAGGTGGTCGAGCGGCGGTATCTCGCGCTCGACGGCGACGAGAGCCGGACCGTCGAGTTCAACGTGAACACGACCGACGTGCCGCCCGGCGACTACGTCCACGGCGTGTTCACCGCCGACAGCGGCGAGGTCGCCGAGCTAACGCTCGTCGAGACCGCGGAGTCGTTCACCGTCGCGAACCTCTCCGCGCCCGACGAGGCGACCCTTGACGAGCCGGTGACCGTCACCGCCGACATCGCGAACGACGGCGACGAGACCGACGAGCAGGCCGTCGACGCGCGTCTCGACGGCGACGTCGTCGACCGGACGAACGTCAGCCTCGACGCCGGCGAGAACGAGACGGTCGAGTTCGAGGTCACACCGGAGGAGACCGGCACGCAGTACCTGAGCGTGTTCACCCGTGACGACGGCGAGTTCCGGGAGATAACCGTCACCGCCGCCGGGGACGACGATGACGACGCGCGGGACAGGGATGACGACGGCGCGGACGACGGTGACGACGCGGAACCGACGGCGAACATCACGTTCGAGAACCAGACGTCGAACGGCAGTACGGTCACCGTCGCCGAGGTGAACACGAGTGACGGCGGGTTCGTGGCGATCCACAATGACTCGCTGCTGGACGGTAACGTCGTGGGTAGCGTCGTCGGCGTCTCGGAGTACATCGAACCGGGCGAAGAGGACGACCTGGAGGTCGAACTGTTCGACGTGCCCGGCGCCGAGTTCGAGGAAGACGAACTCGCCGAGAATCAGACGCTGATCGCGATGCCGCACCTCGATTCGAACGACAACGAGACGTACGACTTCGTCGCGACGAACGGTTCGGCGGACGGCCCGTACGTCAACGACACTGACGACCCCGTGGTCGACGACGCCTTCGTCACCGTCGAAGCGGACGAGAATAACGACACCGACGACGCCGAACCGACCGCGACGGTAACCTTCGAGAACCAGACGTCGAACGGTAGTACGGTCACTATCGCCGAGGTGAACACGAGCGACGGCGGGTTCGTCGCGATCCACGACGACTCGCTGCTGGACGACAACGCCGTGGGCAGCGTGATCGGCGTCTCGGAGTACATCGAACCGGGCGAAGAGGACGACCTGGAGGTCGAACTGTTCGACGTGCCGGGTGCGGAGTTCGACGATGACGAGCTATCGGAGAACCAGACGCTGATCGCGATGCCGCACCTCGACACGAACGACAATGAGACGTACGACTTCGTCGCCACCCAGAACGGCGAGGACGGCCCGTACCTCAACGAGACCGGCGAACCCGTCGTCGACGACGCGTTCGTCACCGTCGAGGACGACGGTATCGCCGACAACGTGACGGACAACGCTACCGACGAAGAGCCGGTCGCCGACAACGCGACTGAAGACGGCGTCGCCGACAACGTCACCGACGATAACGCTACAGATGACGGCATCGCCGACAACGTGACGGACGACGGCGTGGCGGACAACGTCACCGAGGACAATGCAACGGACGACGGCGTCGTGGACAACGCGACGGACGACGGCGTTGCGGACAACGCGACCGGTGACGATGCCGCGGACAACGCGACTGACGGCATCGCGGACGACGAACCCGACGGCGTCGACGACGACGCCGCGGACGACCTCCCGGCTGACAACGCCACGGACGGCGTCGACGACGCCGAGGGGAACGAAACGGCAGGCAACGAAAGCGACGGCGCTAACGACGAAGCGCTGATCGGGTAGCCGGCGCGCTTACCGCGACCGGTCCCCGTCTTCGCCGCCGCGCACGGCGGCCCACACCGCGGTCGCGCCGAGCAGGAACGCCGGGACCAGCGGCAGGATCAGGAACGCGACCCGGAACGGCAGGCTCGGCGGTCGCAGGAGGATGATGGCGGGCACCACCAGAAAGCAGATGATTATCACGCCGACCAGCGTCCAGCCTCGCCAGTCGAACTCGCGGTCGGCGGTGGCGTCGCTCGTCGCGGTACCCTCCGGTTCGTGGACGTAGCCGCCGTCGTCAGAGCTCACTGTCGGGGATTACCACCACTTTGCCAAAGCCCTCACGGTTCTCCAGCAGTTCGTGGGCGCGGGCCGTCTCGCTCATCGGGAGCACCTCGCGGGTCCGTGGCTCGAACGTGCCGTCCCAGACGAGTTCGAGGACGTCGTCGACCTGCCCCGGCGTCGCCATCGTCGACCCGATCACCTGCAGCTGGTTCCAGAAGATGCGGTTGATGTCGGTCTCGGGGTTCGGCCCGGTCGTCGCGCCGCAGGTGAGCAGCCGGCCGCCCTTGGCGAGGCTGGCGAGCGAATCGGTCCACGTCGCCGCGCCGACGTGGTCGACGACGACGTCGACGCCGCGCTTGCCGGTCAGGTCGCGGATCCGCCGGGCGAAGTCCTCGGCCTCGTAGTCGATGACGTGGTCCGCGCCGCAGTCGCGGGCGTGTTCGAGTTTCTCGTCGCTGCTGCCGGTGGCGTACACGGTCGCGCCGGCGTGGTCGGCGATCTGGACCGCCGCGTGGCCGACGCCGCCGCTCGCGCCCAGCACGAGCACGTCCTCGCCGGCGGTCACGTCTCCGCGGTCCATCAGCATCCGCCAGGCGGTCTGGAACACGAGCGGCGCGGCGGCGGCCGTCTCCCAGTCGACGCCCTCGGGGACGTGGACGAGGTTCTTCTCGGGGACGGCAGCTTGCTCGCTGTGGACGCCGCGGGTGTGCTCGCCGATGACGCCGAAGCGGACGCACATCGACGGGTCGCCGTTGCGGCAGTACTCGCACTCCCCGCAGTACGTCCCGGCGGCCAGCGCGACGCGGTCGCCGGGTTCGAACCGGGAGACGCGGTCACCGACCGACTCGACGACGCCTGCCCCGTCGCTGCCGGGGATGTGGGGCATCTCCAGGTCGATGTGTGGCAGCCCCCGGCGCGTCCACACGTCGAGGTGGTTCAGCGCGCCGGCCTTCACGTCGACCAGCACCTCGTCGGCGTCGGGGTCGGGGTCCGGGAACTCGCCGTACTCGATGACATCGGTGCCGCCGTGGCCGGTGAACTTGACTGCTTGCACGTCCGATCCCTCGGCGAGCGCGGGCAAAAAGTCGACGAAAGACCACGACAGTTCCGGGGGAGACTTTTGTGGCCGCCGCCGGAACGGATCGGTATGGTCGACTTCCAGTCACGCGACACGCGGCGAGGGTTGGACGAGGACGAGGAGGACGAACCGGACGAGGAAGCCGAGTCGGAGGTCGACGACGGAGCCGAACCGGACTCCGACGGAGCGACCGAACCGGGCGAGGAGACCGTCCCCGACGCGTCGGAGGGCGACCCGGACCCCGAACCTGCCGACGCTGCGGCCGGGACGGTCCCGGAGGCGGACGGGAGCGACGCCGAGGGCGCTCCCCACGGCCGGGACGACGACTCGGGCGGGCACGACCCCGGCGGCACCGGCGACCACGACCGAGACGACGGCGGCCACGATGCCAACGACCACGGCCACGGCGACCACGCTCACGCCGACCACCATCACCACGACGTGGACACGCTGGGGGTCGCGGTCGTCACCGTCTCCTCGTCGCGGACGCTGTCGGACGACCCGGCGGGCGACACGATCACGGAGACGATGGAAGCCGCCGACGACGAGGTGGTCACCCGCGAACTGATCCCCGACGACTACGACCGGATCGAGGGGACGCTCTCCAACCTCGTCGGGCGCGAGGACGTGGATATCGTCGTCACCACCGGCGGCACCGGCGTGACGCCCGACGACGTGACGATCGAGGCGGCAAAGCGCCTGTTCGACAAGGAACTGCCCGGCTTCGGCGAGCTGTTCCGGCTGCTCTCCTACGACGAGATCGGGACGAAGGTCGTCGCCACGCGGGCGACGGCCGGGATCGTCGACGGCGTCCCCGTGTTCTGTCTCCCCGGGAGTGAGAATGCCGCCCTGCTGGGCGCGGAGACGATCATCTCCGAGGAGGCGGCCCACATCGCGGGGCTGGCGAACCGCGACGAGTAGCGTAACGGAATCGTTACGAAAAACGGATTTGAAAAGCGTTATCGGAGCCGGAGCCGTCGGTCCAGCCGCGATGTACACCGGTGTCGTCGAGACGACTGGCGAACTGCGTGCGAAGGAACTGCGGGACGGCGGCTGTCGGCTCCGGATCGGGACCGACACCTCCTCGGTGGCCCCGGACGACAGCGTCGGGATTCAGGGCGTCTGTCTCACCGCCGAGCGCGTCGGCGACGGCTGGTTCGAGGCCTTCTGCTCGCCGGAAACCGTCGAGCGGACGTACCTCGCGGCCCTCGACCCGGGCGCGCCCGTCAACGTCGAGACGCCCGTGTCCCCCGGGGGGACGCTCGACGGCCACGTCGTCAAGGGAACCGTCGACACCGTGACCGAGGTCACGGCCGTCGAACCGGACGGCGACGGCTGGCGCTACGAGTTCGCCGTCCCGGAGGGGTACGGCAGGTTCCTCGTGGAGAAGGGGTCGGTGGCGGTAGACGGGATCAGCCTCACGGTCGCAGCGGTCGGTGATGGGACGTTCGAGGCTGCGGTGATCCCTGCGACCCGGGAGATAACGACGCTCTCGGAGAAAGCCGTCGGCGACCCGGTCCACTTCGAGGCGGACCTGCTGGCGAAGTACGCCCAGCAAGGGCAGACGGCGGGGACGACGTGACTGTGCTCCCCTATCTGGGCATCGGACAGAGGCTCGCGGTCAGCACCGCGACCCCGTCCTCGGCGTCGTTGCGCGCGCCGTGGGCGACGCCGCGCTCGTGGAGGACGACACCGGGTGCGGCGACCTCCTCCTCCGTCCCGTCCTGCAGGACGGTGACCGTCCCCTCGACGACGTGGAACACGTTCGTCGAGTCGGCGTGTTCGTGCGGATCCAGTTTCGCGCCGGGACCGAGCGCGAACGCCTTGACGAGCACGTCGTCCTGCACGACGACCTCCGCATCGACGACTTCGCCGCGCTCGGGGTCCAGATCGGGATAGCGGTCGAGCGACATGAGGCGTGATACGCCGTCGCGTAGGATAGTCGTGTCGGCGCGCTACACCCGAACCGTCACCTCACTCGTCGTCCCGTCGACGGTTGCGTTCCCGACGAACGCCGCCTCCCGACCTACGGCCCGAGCTAGTCGACTGTGACCCGGTGGGACGGGTTACGAGATGCAGTGATCCGAATCACATAAAATTCAGTATGTGGAGTTCGACTCGACCAGGTCCTCGATTTTACGGGTTATAAAATATCTACACGGTGTTTCAAATCACCCACCCGACCTAACATCCGTTCGAGTATGGCTTTTGAACTCGGATAAAACGGGTTAATTCCGACTAACTACGTCTTGGCTTTAATATATCCACGCCCCATGTTCCGGGTGAAGCATGGTCGACTCCAATCCCACTCGGCGAACGATGCTGAAGGCGATCGGTGGTACCGCAGCGCTCGCAGCCGTCCCCGCGAGCGTGCAGGCGAGCGATTCCGAATGGACGGTTGCCGAGACGCCGACCGCGTCCACCCTGCACGGCGTCCAGACCACGACGAACGGGTACTACGCCGTCGGCGGCGGTGGAGTCGTCCTGCGGCGCGGTGCCGATGGCTGGCGGAAGGTCATCGACGGCGGCCCCACGGGCAACGGCAACAGCCTCTTCGGTTCCGACGTGACCGACTACGGCTCCCGGCTCTGGTTCGTCGGCGCGAGCGGCGCGATCGGCGAGTACAACGTCAACGCGGGCAACCTGCAGGACCACTCCGCGCCCAACGACAACACGAACAACTACAACGACGTGGCCGTCACCGGCGAGGGCGGCGAGGCGAACGTGTACGTCGCGGGCGACTCCGGGAAGATCTACTACAGCTTCGAGAACGGCGAGAGCCAGACCTGGGAGTACGTCACGCCGGGCAGCGGGTCGGCGATCCAGGCGATCGACTTCCACGGGCCGCGCTCCGGGCACGCGGTCGACACGAACGGGCGCGTGTTCGAGACGACCGACGGCGTCACGTGGGAGGCGATCGGCCTGCAGGACGCCAACGTGAACTTCTACGGGGTCGACAGCGACGGCGTCGACGACGTGTGGGTCTCCGGCGGCGGCGGCATGGTGTT
The genomic region above belongs to Halostella salina and contains:
- a CDS encoding zinc-binding dehydrogenase, which codes for MQAVKFTGHGGTDVIEYGEFPDPDPDADEVLVDVKAGALNHLDVWTRRGLPHIDLEMPHIPGSDGAGVVESVGDRVSRFEPGDRVALAAGTYCGECEYCRNGDPSMCVRFGVIGEHTRGVHSEQAAVPEKNLVHVPEGVDWETAAAAPLVFQTAWRMLMDRGDVTAGEDVLVLGASGGVGHAAVQIADHAGATVYATGSSDEKLEHARDCGADHVIDYEAEDFARRIRDLTGKRGVDVVVDHVGAATWTDSLASLAKGGRLLTCGATTGPNPETDINRIFWNQLQVIGSTMATPGQVDDVLELVWDGTFEPRTREVLPMSETARAHELLENREGFGKVVVIPDSEL
- a CDS encoding MogA/MoaB family molybdenum cofactor biosynthesis protein, with the protein product MVDFQSRDTRRGLDEDEEDEPDEEAESEVDDGAEPDSDGATEPGEETVPDASEGDPDPEPADAAAGTVPEADGSDAEGAPHGRDDDSGGHDPGGTGDHDRDDGGHDANDHGHGDHAHADHHHHDVDTLGVAVVTVSSSRTLSDDPAGDTITETMEAADDEVVTRELIPDDYDRIEGTLSNLVGREDVDIVVTTGGTGVTPDDVTIEAAKRLFDKELPGFGELFRLLSYDEIGTKVVATRATAGIVDGVPVFCLPGSENAALLGAETIISEEAAHIAGLANRDE
- a CDS encoding riboflavin synthase — translated: MYTGVVETTGELRAKELRDGGCRLRIGTDTSSVAPDDSVGIQGVCLTAERVGDGWFEAFCSPETVERTYLAALDPGAPVNVETPVSPGGTLDGHVVKGTVDTVTEVTAVEPDGDGWRYEFAVPEGYGRFLVEKGSVAVDGISLTVAAVGDGTFEAAVIPATREITTLSEKAVGDPVHFEADLLAKYAQQGQTAGTT
- a CDS encoding cupin domain-containing protein; this encodes MSLDRYPDLDPERGEVVDAEVVVQDDVLVKAFALGPGAKLDPHEHADSTNVFHVVEGTVTVLQDGTEEEVAAPGVVLHERGVAHGARNDAEDGVAVLTASLCPMPR
- a CDS encoding DUF7282 domain-containing protein; this encodes MVSTKTTSAVFVALLLVTAGGVATAATAGDADGTAAVPIDDRIAQQDEDDEADDDDAVGDANFEVSDLSAVDAAPAGDVVTVTADLTNPAADDAEGFVEFRLDGEVVERRYLALDGDESRTVEFNVNTTDVPPGDYVHGVFTADSGEVAELTLVETAESFTVANLSAPDEATLDEPVTVTADIANDGDETDEQAVDARLDGDVVDRTNVSLDAGENETVEFEVTPEETGTQYLSVFTRDDGEFREITVTAAGDDDDDARDRDDDGADDGDDAEPTANITFENQTSNGSTVTVAEVNTSDGGFVAIHNDSLLDGNVVGSVVGVSEYIEPGEEDDLEVELFDVPGAEFEEDELAENQTLIAMPHLDSNDNETYDFVATNGSADGPYVNDTDDPVVDDAFVTVEADENNDTDDAEPTATVTFENQTSNGSTVTIAEVNTSDGGFVAIHDDSLLDDNAVGSVIGVSEYIEPGEEDDLEVELFDVPGAEFDDDELSENQTLIAMPHLDTNDNETYDFVATQNGEDGPYLNETGEPVVDDAFVTVEDDGIADNVTDNATDEEPVADNATEDGVADNVTDDNATDDGIADNVTDDGVADNVTEDNATDDGVVDNATDDGVADNATGDDAADNATDGIADDEPDGVDDDAADDLPADNATDGVDDAEGNETAGNESDGANDEALIG
- a CDS encoding DUF7853 family protein; amino-acid sequence: MSTSTADTDAGALDLTRSEQWVLHHAMLQELEAAAAADESEPWWAIAVLEQVEADGALALTCFEAWRVTRSLRSYAADAPDRDSTAAEAVAERLSTAYESPPLATT